The Calditrichota bacterium genome has a window encoding:
- the menH gene encoding 2-succinyl-6-hydroxy-2,4-cyclohexadiene-1-carboxylate synthase, translating into MLIQSSDIVWHARSDGDENAPPLVLLHGFAQSLHSFAPIETELSKRFRVLRVDLPFHGQTFVEKHVELDWPKLCANLHQAIAKLELRPAHWFGYSQGGRVALMCALASPGRVKSLALLGASPGYANEAERELRRQSDKLLGDNIVGRGMEWFASYWEALPIFATQKLLPEEARRLIRSERMASTPQGLRLALLTYGTGTMPDCSGELSAWTKPLFLAAGELDKKFVESNARLAKASRSELLRQHVVRGAGHAAHLEQPAEFAKLLIEFYKSQRDLSHE; encoded by the coding sequence ATGCTGATTCAGTCCTCCGACATCGTTTGGCATGCTCGATCGGACGGAGATGAAAATGCGCCGCCGCTTGTGCTGCTGCACGGGTTTGCGCAGTCACTGCATAGTTTTGCGCCGATTGAGACGGAGCTTTCCAAAAGATTTCGCGTATTGAGAGTCGACCTACCATTTCACGGACAGACTTTTGTTGAGAAGCACGTAGAGCTGGACTGGCCCAAGCTGTGCGCGAATTTGCATCAGGCGATTGCGAAGCTGGAGCTGCGGCCCGCGCATTGGTTTGGCTATAGCCAAGGCGGACGAGTTGCTTTGATGTGTGCGCTGGCGTCACCGGGGCGAGTCAAGAGTCTTGCGCTGTTGGGTGCGAGTCCGGGATATGCGAATGAAGCGGAACGTGAGTTGCGACGTCAGAGTGACAAGCTGCTCGGCGACAATATCGTCGGACGCGGCATGGAGTGGTTTGCATCCTATTGGGAAGCTCTGCCGATTTTTGCAACGCAGAAACTTCTGCCGGAAGAAGCCCGACGTTTGATTCGCAGTGAACGTATGGCCAGCACGCCGCAAGGACTCCGACTCGCGCTGCTCACCTATGGCACGGGTACGATGCCGGATTGCAGCGGCGAGCTTTCCGCGTGGACGAAGCCGCTGTTTCTTGCGGCGGGTGAATTGGACAAGAAGTTCGTCGAGTCAAATGCGCGACTCGCAAAGGCGTCACGTTCCGAGCTGCTGCGCCAACACGTCGTGCGCGGCGCGGGACACGCGGCGCATCTCGAACAGCCCGCCGAGTTCGCAAAATTGCTAATTGAGTTTTACAAATCACAAAGAGACCTTTCGCATGAGTAA
- the menB gene encoding 1,4-dihydroxy-2-naphthoyl-CoA synthase encodes MSKFPWQSAGEYSDILYEKWNGIAKITINRPEVRNAFRPQTLFDLQHAFLDAREDENIGAIVLTGAGDLAFCSGGDQRIRGDQGYVGADKVPRLNVLDLQKQIRSLPKPVVAMVAGYAIGGGHVLHVVCDLTIAADNARFGQTGPRVGSFDGGFGAGYLARIVGHKKAKEIWFLCRQYDAQQALEMGLVNTVVPLDKLEEETVAWCQEMLKMSPMALRCLKAAFNAETDGEAGIQELAGNATLLYYMSEEAQEGRNAYKEKRKPDFSKFKRLP; translated from the coding sequence ATGAGTAAATTTCCGTGGCAGTCCGCCGGAGAATATTCTGACATTTTATACGAAAAGTGGAACGGTATTGCCAAGATTACGATTAACCGTCCCGAGGTACGAAACGCATTTCGTCCGCAGACGCTGTTTGACTTGCAGCACGCGTTTCTCGACGCACGCGAAGACGAAAACATCGGCGCAATTGTTCTGACCGGAGCGGGAGATCTTGCGTTTTGCTCGGGCGGCGACCAGCGGATTCGCGGCGATCAAGGTTACGTCGGAGCAGATAAAGTTCCGCGCTTGAACGTACTCGATTTGCAAAAGCAGATTCGTTCGCTGCCCAAACCGGTTGTCGCGATGGTCGCGGGCTATGCGATTGGCGGGGGGCATGTGCTGCACGTCGTGTGCGATTTGACGATTGCCGCGGACAACGCGCGTTTTGGTCAAACTGGGCCGCGTGTGGGATCGTTTGACGGAGGATTCGGAGCGGGTTATCTGGCGCGAATCGTCGGCCACAAAAAGGCGAAGGAGATTTGGTTTTTGTGCAGGCAGTACGATGCGCAGCAGGCGCTCGAGATGGGACTTGTGAATACCGTCGTACCGCTTGACAAACTTGAAGAAGAAACCGTTGCGTGGTGTCAAGAAATGCTTAAGATGTCTCCGATGGCGCTGCGCTGTTTGAAAGCTGCATTTAATGCCGAAACCGACGGCGAAGCAGGCATACAGGAGCTTGCGGGAAATGCGACGCTGCTTTACTACATGAGCGAAGAAGCGCAAGAAGGCCGCAACGCGTACAAGGAAAAACGCAAACCGGATTTTTCGAAATTTAAGAGGCTGCCGTAG
- a CDS encoding 1,4-dihydroxy-2-naphthoate polyprenyltransferase, protein MSALSAWILASRPKTLVAALLPVIIGCAYAYSKSGFDWFTATLILLSATCIQIGTNLANDYSDYKKGADTHERLGPTRVTQAGLLRPKVVLAGTIVSFALAVLLAVPLIVRGGWPILAIGATGILFGWMYTGGPYPLGYNGLAEFFVLLYFGVLAVAGTVYLFILEWPNDALVLGLIPGILACGLLAVNNVRDEHTDRKAGKRTPVVRFGREFGKVEFALSVFLPYLIVAWMSLPLWSKLLPMFAIVLAFGPVQVVWNKTDGPSLNRALAGTARHMLVFGVLLSIGLVL, encoded by the coding sequence ATGAGCGCACTTTCCGCATGGATTCTCGCTTCACGACCGAAAACACTGGTGGCGGCGCTGCTGCCTGTGATTATCGGCTGTGCGTACGCGTATTCCAAATCGGGTTTTGATTGGTTTACGGCGACCCTAATATTGCTCTCGGCGACGTGCATTCAGATCGGTACAAACCTCGCTAACGATTACAGCGATTACAAAAAAGGTGCGGACACGCACGAGCGGCTCGGCCCGACGCGCGTGACGCAAGCGGGGTTGCTGCGTCCTAAAGTCGTGCTTGCGGGAACGATTGTTTCGTTTGCTTTGGCCGTGCTTTTGGCCGTTCCACTTATCGTGCGCGGAGGTTGGCCGATACTCGCAATTGGAGCGACGGGAATTTTGTTCGGATGGATGTACACGGGCGGGCCGTATCCCCTCGGATATAACGGACTGGCGGAATTTTTCGTGTTGTTGTACTTCGGCGTGTTGGCCGTCGCGGGCACGGTTTACTTGTTTATTCTGGAATGGCCGAATGACGCGCTGGTGTTGGGTCTGATTCCCGGGATTCTTGCGTGCGGGTTGTTGGCCGTGAATAACGTGCGTGACGAGCACACGGATCGAAAAGCGGGAAAACGCACGCCGGTCGTGCGGTTCGGGCGAGAGTTCGGCAAAGTCGAATTCGCGCTCAGCGTTTTTCTGCCGTATTTGATTGTGGCGTGGATGAGTTTACCTTTGTGGTCTAAGCTGCTGCCGATGTTCGCGATTGTGTTGGCGTTCGGGCCGGTTCAGGTTGTGTGGAACAAAACCGACGGGCCGTCCCTGAATAGAGCGCTTGCCGGAACGGCACGGCATATGCTTGTTTTTGGAGTTTTATTGTCCATCGGACTCGTGCTGTGA